Proteins from a genomic interval of Caldicellulosiruptor diazotrophicus:
- a CDS encoding Ig-like domain-containing protein, translating into MLKRWGKRLFAFLTLLSFLLSFLVSTSFSQNLSYYQQAAHVLKQKGIMTGDTKGNLNLDKPLKRSEISKMIIILLGKKPLADFYANQKKSSFKDVKTDYWGLGYIEAAKAIGLISGYTDGTFKPEQYLKIEELTAIVVRALGVKESELKGKWPLNYIQKAYSMNIFYGIESEIEIGKLVTRGQTAVILYNAFLNESLKAAKPVGLEIIDLQTLKVTFDKELSSIVKSDFSFDGGLSVLDAKFADSSKKVIEIKTSAQQEGKEYTLFYKGQTTTLKFVAKTMPFSFAEDIKIESLKKIDLKFTKAISKSQQDNLPIKIYVNGKEVTDIGKIISSDFKTVSIIFPSRLNQTDKLMVEISNLLSETGQILSITKELTVIDAIQPKVVDFKVVNSKRFKIIFSEPMNIDSANTYKVCDLSSVGANIRIDSSYAYAKLIPKLQENAIDIELLYPLADGNHTVEITEAKDFAGYKAPDFKTTFTTMLEKNPPKLVSLDLVSNNRIRLVFDEEIRSLNGLVPTGEYEVYQAQDSTNHAIGAKIALLSNEKMIDIQLNPQLKLDSRALVSFEVRFRYVEDLLGNKVSDWVSVTSKAQDDPTKPAVKSVEVLDGNIIKVTFTENVNADGKVQSFSLLSADGTQIVEALAKSVKPLKEEDNSMFAVEFSTLAAINGGRYLLKISGICDTSVKENVMDDSTYAIDVKDTLAPTITAAIAKYDSSSDMDKIDIFFSEPMDVEKLKNLSSYFVGASSATIPLSSIKGAKIDYISPTGDRITLLIPGADDTLPGKWSQSGAVVDKLAAPTLTDKAGNFLANATIAMPVSVSANFRGISAQDIEVVAVDKNTIEIRSLNGYIFASFDPAAIMFRNAYSTSSLNGNPDNDKVVSLGIVSYTISQDKKTITLKTSISLTSSAMADTNDSGQDAEQLKIFTVNSNIKDQFEQSLVIPPTLDINFYPSILLKDRICPQQTGVSVGSGNQSDTIAITFDEPVFALSGINNTVLAAGIELKVGGITLIPDVDYTAYIQNGTVYVKVKKPGIVDSKVSLEIKRPDLIVDNNGNPSVVLKTQTIEHVTERTSPDVTAEFSSTDTRKVKLTFSEPMDASTLIAQNFSCIAGGSIVSFVKSSDNRVVEITFTNPLPAGSIVNISPNVKDLAGNSVSVQAVRK; encoded by the coding sequence ATGTTAAAAAGATGGGGTAAGAGACTTTTTGCTTTTCTAACCTTGCTGAGTTTTCTGTTAAGCTTTTTGGTAAGTACTTCATTTTCTCAAAACCTTTCTTACTATCAGCAGGCAGCCCATGTTTTAAAACAAAAAGGAATAATGACAGGTGACACAAAAGGAAATTTGAATCTTGACAAACCTCTCAAACGTTCAGAGATTTCCAAAATGATTATCATTCTGCTTGGCAAAAAGCCTTTAGCTGATTTTTATGCAAATCAAAAAAAATCTTCTTTTAAAGATGTTAAGACAGATTACTGGGGACTTGGCTACATAGAAGCAGCAAAGGCAATAGGATTGATTTCAGGGTATACAGATGGTACTTTCAAGCCAGAACAGTACTTAAAAATTGAAGAGTTAACTGCTATAGTTGTAAGAGCACTTGGTGTGAAGGAGTCGGAGCTCAAAGGCAAGTGGCCACTAAACTATATCCAGAAAGCATATTCGATGAACATTTTTTATGGGATAGAATCCGAAATTGAGATAGGAAAGCTTGTCACAAGAGGCCAGACGGCAGTTATACTTTACAATGCATTTTTAAACGAAAGCTTAAAAGCTGCAAAACCTGTCGGGCTTGAAATAATTGACCTACAAACTTTAAAGGTAACATTTGATAAGGAGCTTTCTTCAATTGTTAAATCTGACTTTTCGTTTGATGGAGGACTTTCTGTTTTGGATGCAAAGTTTGCAGACTCAAGCAAAAAGGTTATTGAGATAAAAACATCTGCCCAGCAAGAGGGAAAAGAGTACACCCTTTTTTATAAAGGGCAAACTACAACTTTAAAGTTTGTGGCAAAGACAATGCCTTTTTCCTTTGCAGAGGATATCAAAATAGAGAGTTTAAAGAAAATTGATTTGAAGTTTACAAAGGCCATTTCAAAGAGCCAGCAAGATAACTTGCCGATAAAAATCTATGTCAATGGCAAAGAAGTTACAGATATAGGAAAGATTATTTCGAGCGATTTTAAGACTGTGAGTATAATCTTCCCAAGCAGATTAAATCAAACTGACAAGCTGATGGTAGAGATTTCAAACCTTCTTTCAGAAACAGGACAGATCTTAAGCATAACAAAAGAGCTAACAGTTATTGATGCAATCCAGCCAAAGGTTGTGGATTTTAAGGTGGTAAATAGCAAAAGGTTTAAGATTATTTTTTCTGAGCCTATGAATATTGATTCTGCAAATACTTACAAGGTATGTGATTTATCTTCGGTTGGAGCAAATATAAGAATTGATTCAAGTTATGCATATGCAAAACTTATACCTAAACTTCAAGAAAATGCTATTGACATTGAACTTTTATATCCTCTTGCTGATGGGAATCACACAGTTGAAATAACAGAAGCGAAAGACTTTGCAGGATACAAAGCTCCTGACTTTAAAACTACATTTACAACAATGCTTGAAAAAAATCCGCCAAAGCTTGTGTCCTTGGACCTTGTTTCAAACAATCGAATAAGACTTGTATTTGATGAAGAGATAAGAAGCTTAAATGGTTTGGTTCCAACAGGTGAGTATGAGGTTTACCAAGCACAGGACAGTACCAACCATGCAATTGGCGCAAAAATAGCACTTCTTTCAAATGAAAAAATGATTGACATTCAGTTAAATCCACAATTAAAGCTAGATAGCAGGGCACTTGTTTCATTTGAAGTGAGATTCCGATATGTTGAAGACCTTCTTGGCAACAAGGTATCAGATTGGGTCTCAGTTACATCCAAAGCTCAGGATGATCCTACAAAACCGGCAGTCAAGAGTGTCGAGGTTTTGGATGGGAATATAATTAAGGTAACATTTACTGAAAACGTGAATGCTGATGGCAAGGTTCAAAGTTTTTCTTTGCTTTCAGCAGATGGTACACAGATAGTAGAAGCTCTGGCAAAAAGCGTAAAACCGCTTAAAGAAGAAGATAACTCAATGTTTGCTGTTGAGTTTTCAACACTTGCAGCAATAAATGGTGGAAGATATCTTTTGAAGATTTCAGGCATTTGTGATACCTCTGTGAAGGAAAATGTTATGGACGATAGCACATATGCGATAGATGTAAAAGACACACTTGCACCAACCATAACTGCTGCAATTGCCAAGTATGATTCTTCTTCGGATATGGACAAAATAGACATATTTTTCTCAGAACCTATGGATGTTGAAAAACTAAAGAATTTGAGTAGTTATTTTGTAGGGGCATCAAGTGCAACAATTCCACTTTCGAGTATCAAAGGTGCAAAAATTGATTATATTTCACCAACCGGCGACAGAATCACTCTTTTAATTCCAGGGGCAGACGATACATTGCCTGGCAAGTGGAGTCAATCTGGAGCTGTAGTTGACAAGTTGGCAGCTCCTACCCTCACTGACAAGGCAGGCAACTTTTTAGCAAATGCTACAATAGCAATGCCAGTGTCTGTATCGGCAAACTTTAGAGGGATATCTGCCCAAGACATAGAAGTTGTTGCAGTAGACAAAAATACAATTGAAATAAGAAGCTTGAATGGATACATCTTTGCATCGTTTGACCCTGCAGCAATAATGTTTAGAAACGCATATTCGACTTCAAGTTTAAATGGAAATCCTGACAACGATAAAGTTGTCAGTCTTGGAATTGTAAGTTATACAATTTCTCAGGACAAAAAGACCATTACTTTAAAAACATCAATTTCTTTGACTTCAAGTGCTATGGCTGATACAAATGATTCAGGTCAAGATGCTGAACAGCTGAAAATATTTACAGTGAATTCAAATATAAAAGACCAGTTTGAACAGAGCCTTGTAATTCCACCAACACTTGATATTAACTTTTATCCTTCGATATTACTCAAAGACAGAATCTGTCCACAGCAGACAGGTGTTTCTGTTGGAAGTGGAAATCAATCAGACACAATAGCTATTACATTTGATGAACCAGTTTTTGCTCTGTCAGGTATAAATAATACAGTGCTGGCTGCAGGAATTGAGCTAAAAGTTGGAGGTATTACTTTAATTCCTGACGTTGATTACACAGCTTATATCCAAAACGGTACAGTTTATGTGAAGGTCAAAAAACCGGGAATTGTAGACAGCAAGGTAAGCTTGGAGATAAAGAGACCAGACTTAATAGTAGATAACAATGGAAATCCTTCTGTTGTGTTAAAAACTCAGACTATTGAACATGTGACAGAAAGGACTTCACCTGATGTCACAGCAGAGTTTTCTTCGACTGATACAAGAAAAGTCAAACTCACATTTTCTGAACCTATGGATGCTTCAACGCTAATTGCTCAAAACTTCTCATGCATTGCAGGCGGCAGCATTGTAAGCTTTGTAAAGTCTTCTGATAACAGAGTTGTTGAAATTACATTCACAAACCCGCTTCCGGCAGGAAGCATTGTAAATATATCACCAAATGTGAAGGACTTGGCGGGAAATTCAGTGTCAGTCCAGGCGGTGAGAAAATAG
- a CDS encoding SigB/SigF/SigG family RNA polymerase sigma factor: protein MVDEKRTLEIDDEKIDRLFEEYQKTKAIELRNELVNKHLYIAEIIAKKFVGRGLDYEDLYQVACIALINAVERFEPNKGYKFTSFATPTIMGEIKRYFRDRASIIRLPRRIYETSAKIKLATEVLSTKLKRPPKVEEIAQHLNMSTEEVLEIMEASNNYLPQSLEQTMYEDEEMTLGDVLGKSDENILQVENVEAVKKAIERLSPFEREFVQKRFFEEKTQKEIAEEMNVSQMYISRLEKKVLKKLKDFIEEKKEE from the coding sequence ATGGTTGATGAAAAAAGGACATTAGAGATTGATGATGAAAAAATAGATAGACTCTTCGAAGAATATCAAAAGACTAAGGCCATTGAACTTAGAAATGAACTTGTAAATAAGCACCTTTATATAGCAGAGATTATAGCAAAAAAATTTGTGGGAAGAGGACTGGACTATGAAGACCTTTATCAGGTGGCATGTATTGCACTTATAAATGCTGTTGAGAGGTTTGAACCCAACAAGGGTTATAAATTCACAAGTTTTGCCACCCCAACCATAATGGGTGAGATAAAAAGATATTTTAGGGATAGAGCTTCAATCATCAGACTACCAAGAAGAATCTATGAAACCTCTGCGAAGATAAAACTTGCAACAGAAGTGCTTTCTACAAAATTAAAAAGACCACCGAAGGTTGAAGAGATTGCTCAGCATCTTAACATGAGCACAGAAGAAGTTTTAGAGATAATGGAAGCTTCTAACAACTATCTTCCTCAGTCTTTAGAGCAGACCATGTATGAAGATGAAGAGATGACGCTTGGGGATGTTCTTGGCAAGAGCGATGAGAACATCTTGCAGGTAGAAAATGTCGAAGCTGTAAAGAAGGCAATTGAAAGGCTTTCACCTTTTGAGAGAGAGTTTGTTCAAAAGCGATTTTTTGAAGAGAAGACTCAAAAAGAAATTGCTGAGGAGATGAACGTTTCACAGATGTACATTTCACGGCTTGAAAAAAAGGTGCTGAAGAAATTGAAGGATTTCATTGAAGAGAAAAAAGAGGAATAA
- a CDS encoding ATP-binding protein, which produces MDQIMLTIPPKAEYIIVVRLTLSGIAARAGFDFETIEDLKMVISEVFNLFEIEKLKGKISIEFNIASEFLDIKIDLPGGVLTDNELAKMILQTLIDEAEFEKTEDGHRVKLKKYHRGV; this is translated from the coding sequence ATGGACCAAATTATGTTAACAATTCCGCCTAAGGCTGAATATATTATTGTAGTAAGACTAACATTGTCTGGGATAGCAGCGCGAGCAGGCTTTGATTTTGAAACAATAGAAGATTTGAAAATGGTCATATCAGAGGTTTTTAACCTTTTTGAGATAGAAAAGCTAAAAGGAAAAATATCTATTGAGTTTAACATTGCAAGTGAGTTTTTGGACATAAAAATTGATTTGCCTGGTGGTGTGTTGACAGATAACGAGCTTGCGAAGATGATTCTTCAAACTTTGATAGATGAAGCAGAGTTTGAAAAGACTGAGGATGGTCATAGAGTAAAGCTAAAAAAATATCATCGAGGGGTCTGA